The genomic interval TCGACGCCCTTCTTGGCCGTGTCCACGCCCTTGTCGACCACCTTCTTCGCGACGTCGACAGGGTTGGGCAGGGAGATCTTCGGCAACTTGATTTCGGGGAGCTTCAGTTTCGAAAGCAGGCCCATGTCATCGCTCCGTATTTGGGGGGAGAAGCGAGGTCCCTGGCACCGCCGACCTCACTTCATCGAATGACTGGGTTGTCGGGGCCCACAGCCCTCCAGTTGCGTCGCCCGGCGAGAATTCTTGAGGGTCAAGACATCCCACCGGACAGGCCCTGGGCGATGACGCGTCACGCCATGGCGGATCCACCCCCCCAGCCGGGGCGTGGTGACTCCCGGTGGAAAAGCCGCGGGATGTCGATCTCCATTTCGGCCATTCGTCGCGAGCGTGAAGGGCCGATGGGCCCCCGGAGAAACCCCATGTTCCGCACGATGCTCGCCGTCGCAGTGTTGCTCACCGCCATCCCGAACCTGGCCAGCGCCCAGTCCAAGCCGAAGGGTGCTCGCGTCGCCGTGAATGGCATGCAGATGTATTACGAGGTGTCTGGCAAGGGCGCGCCGCTCATCGTCCTGCACGGCGCCTATATGAACATCCCGTCGATGGGCGCCATCATCCCCAAGCTCGCCAAGACACATCAGGTCTACGCGCTCGAGTTCCAGGGCCATGGCCGCACGACGGACATCGACCGGCCCATTACCTATCCCCACCTGGCGGATGACGTCGCGGCGTTCATGGACGCGGTGGGCCTCAAGAAGGCGGATGTGTTCGGCTATTCCATGGGGGCCGCCGCCGCGTTGCAGCTCGCCATCCGGCACCCGGCCAAGGTGGACAAGCTGGCCGTCGCGTCGGCCTCCTATGACCTCGAGGGCCTCCAGCCCGAGTTCAAGGAGTTCATCCCGCACATGAAGGTGGAGATGTTCCTCGAGATGCCGTTCGCGAAGGAGTACCGGAAGCTCGCGGCCAACCCGGATGGGTTCCCGGAGCTGGTCCGCAAGCTCATCGCGCTCGAGAAGGAGCCGATGGCGTGGGGGGAGCAGGTCAAGGCGATGAAGACGCCGGTGCTCGTCATCGTCGGGGATGCGGATGTCTCGACGCTGGAGCACTCCGTCTCCCTGTTCCGGCTCCTCGGCGGTGGTGGGCCGGGCGACATTGGCAAGCCGCTGTCCGCCTCCCGCCTCGCGGTCCTCCCGGCGTCGTCGCACACCGCGGTCATCACGCAGGTCGACCTGCTGCATGCCTTCATCGAGCCGTTCCTGAAGGGTGTCACGCCGAAGGGGATGTTCGCCGCGCAGTAAGGCCGTGCCCCTCCGCCACCGCCACGGACCGGACACGCGGCCCGTGCGGCGGTGGCAAAGGGCGGAAGGACAGACCTGGCGGCGGCGTGGAACACCAATGGCAACACCACGCTGACCGTGCGCGCTTCGACGGGCAGCGACTTGCGAATGGACCACTGGCTCCCCAACGCGGGCGGATGGATGAACACCACCGCGTGGTGCGCGGGAAAGTTCAGATAGCTGGGAGGGCGCGGAAACCATCGCGCTGAACTATTCCGCAGCTTGACAGCCCCGGGCCAAACCCTGAGGGTGGCCGAGGTGGCTCCTCGAACGCTCGTCGCAGACACACCTGGAAGGGACTTTCGGAAGCGATTCCTCTGGCTTGGAATCGCGATGGCGGCGGGCATGGGTCTGCTGGCCATCCAGCTCTACCGCCTGCAAATCGCCCAGGCGGAGGAGTACGCGGCGAAGAGCGTGGCGAACTTCGTGAAAGAGGTGCGTCTGCGCGCGGACCGAGGCGCCATCAAGGACGCGCGAGGAACCATCCTCGTCGACAGCCGCCCCTCCTTCGACGCCTTCCTGACCCCGGCCTTCTGCCAGTCCTGCGTGGAGAAGGTGATTCCCAAGGTGGCCGAGCTCTTGGGGATGGACGAGGCCCAGCGTCAGCGCCTGGAGACGCTGGCGCGGGCGGGCCGGCGCAATGGCCCCTTTCAGCCGGTGCCCATCCTCGTCGACCTGACCCGCGACGAGTACGACCGGCTCAATGCGAGACGCAACGAGCTGGATGGCGTGGACATCGTCCCCGTCCCCCACCGCAACTACCGGACGGGAAACCTGCTCAGCCATGTGATTGGCTACATGAACGAAATCACCCAGGAGGAGCTCGAGCGTTTCAACGCGGACGGAGCCAGCTACTCCCGGGGCGACTACGTGGGGCGGCGGGGGCTCGAGCGATATTTCGAATCACAGCTCCGGGGCACGGATGGCGTGCGCAAGGAGGTGGTCGACGCGCGTGGGCAGACGCTGGAGGCGTTCAACGGGCTGCTGGCCTCGGAGGACACCACCCGCGCGCCCGTCGCGGGCCACAACATCATCCTGTCGTTGGACATGCGGCTCCAGGAGGCCGTCGAGCACATCTTCCCGGGCGTCGCCGGAGCGGTGGTGGTCATCGACGTGACGACGGGCTTCATCCGCGCGCTCGTCTCGCGGCCGGGCTTCGACCCCAACCTGCTGACCGGCCGCATCACGCCGGCGCAGATGGCCGCGCTCGCCCGGGACCCGCTCCAGCCGATGATCAACCGCGTCACCGCGGAGCACTACGCGCCGGGGTCCATCTTCAAGGTCGTCACCGCGCTGGCCGCCTTCAAGTCCGGACAGTTCAGCCCCCACACCGTCATCAACTGCCCCGGTGGCTACCGGCTGGGGACCCGCGTGTGGCGGTGCCACAGGGACGCGGGCCACGGGCCTCGCGATGGCAGGCAGGCGCTGATGTCCTCCTGCGACGTCTGGTACTTCAAGGTCGCGGACGTGCTGGGCATCGACCCCATCTCGGAGATGGGGCGCCTGCTGGGGTTGGGGCAGCCCACCGGCATCGGCGTCATGGCCGAGGTCCCCGGCGTGATGCCCACGAGCAGCTACCACGACCGCGTCACGCCCGGTGGCTACTTCAAGGGCGCCGCGCTCAACAGCTCCATCGGCCAGGGCGATGACGCCGTCACCGTCATGCAGATGGCGCTGCTGTACTCGGCCATCGCCAATGGGGGCACCATCTACAAGCCGCAGCTCGTGGCTCGCGTGGAGGATGCGACCGGGCTGGTCGTGAAGGAGTCCGAGCCCGAGGTGGTGCGCAAGGTGGACATTCCGGAGGCCCACCTGAAGGCCGTCAAGGACGGGCTCGTCGCGACGGTGAACGAAGGCGGAGGAACGGCCTTCGCGTCGCGCTTGAAGGACGTCGTGGTCGCGGGGAAGACGGGCACGGCCCAGGTGGCGCGCATCGGCGCCGTGCGCCTGAGGACGCATCAAATGGACTACTACATGCGCCACCATGCCTGGTTCGCGGGCTTCGCCCCCGCGGACAAGCCGGAGATTGCCGTCGTGGTCCTCAACGAGCACGGAGGCGGTGGCGGCACGGACGCGGCGCCCACCGGGCTCGAGGTCATCGGGAAGTACTTCGAGCTGAAGAAGCAGGACGAGAACGCGCCGCCGCCCATGGTGAATGCGCCCTATGTCCGGTCCGTGCCGCCCTCGAAGAAGGGCCTGCCCAACTGAAGCCGGGGCCTCTTCGTCCGTCGCGGCCGTTTCAATTAGGCTCGCGGGATGGGGGACCCCTTGGAGAGCGACGACGAGCTGCTGCGACTGCGTGAGAAGCTCAGGACCACCGCGTGGCGCCAGGTCGTGGTCCTCACCGGCGCGGGCATCTCCGTCGCATCGGGGCTGCCGACCTACCGCG from Myxococcus stipitatus carries:
- a CDS encoding alpha/beta hydrolase — protein: MSISISAIRREREGPMGPRRNPMFRTMLAVAVLLTAIPNLASAQSKPKGARVAVNGMQMYYEVSGKGAPLIVLHGAYMNIPSMGAIIPKLAKTHQVYALEFQGHGRTTDIDRPITYPHLADDVAAFMDAVGLKKADVFGYSMGAAAALQLAIRHPAKVDKLAVASASYDLEGLQPEFKEFIPHMKVEMFLEMPFAKEYRKLAANPDGFPELVRKLIALEKEPMAWGEQVKAMKTPVLVIVGDADVSTLEHSVSLFRLLGGGGPGDIGKPLSASRLAVLPASSHTAVITQVDLLHAFIEPFLKGVTPKGMFAAQ
- the mrdA gene encoding penicillin-binding protein 2 — its product is MAPRTLVADTPGRDFRKRFLWLGIAMAAGMGLLAIQLYRLQIAQAEEYAAKSVANFVKEVRLRADRGAIKDARGTILVDSRPSFDAFLTPAFCQSCVEKVIPKVAELLGMDEAQRQRLETLARAGRRNGPFQPVPILVDLTRDEYDRLNARRNELDGVDIVPVPHRNYRTGNLLSHVIGYMNEITQEELERFNADGASYSRGDYVGRRGLERYFESQLRGTDGVRKEVVDARGQTLEAFNGLLASEDTTRAPVAGHNIILSLDMRLQEAVEHIFPGVAGAVVVIDVTTGFIRALVSRPGFDPNLLTGRITPAQMAALARDPLQPMINRVTAEHYAPGSIFKVVTALAAFKSGQFSPHTVINCPGGYRLGTRVWRCHRDAGHGPRDGRQALMSSCDVWYFKVADVLGIDPISEMGRLLGLGQPTGIGVMAEVPGVMPTSSYHDRVTPGGYFKGAALNSSIGQGDDAVTVMQMALLYSAIANGGTIYKPQLVARVEDATGLVVKESEPEVVRKVDIPEAHLKAVKDGLVATVNEGGGTAFASRLKDVVVAGKTGTAQVARIGAVRLRTHQMDYYMRHHAWFAGFAPADKPEIAVVVLNEHGGGGGTDAAPTGLEVIGKYFELKKQDENAPPPMVNAPYVRSVPPSKKGLPN